A region of Vicia villosa cultivar HV-30 ecotype Madison, WI unplaced genomic scaffold, Vvil1.0 ctg.004609F_1_1, whole genome shotgun sequence DNA encodes the following proteins:
- the LOC131642186 gene encoding uncharacterized protein LOC131642186 yields the protein MGPIKYLLEKPALTGRISCWQMLLSEYDIIYRAQKAIKGSVLADNLAYQPINDDQSLQDDFPDEEIMHLKSKDYEEPLLEEGPDPESLWGLIFDGAVNAYGRGIGEIIVMPLGSHIPFTARLMFGCTSNIAEYEACIMGLEEAIDLRIKILDVYGDSALVVNQIKGEWETHHPSLIPYRDYA from the coding sequence ATGGGTCCAATCAAGTACCTCTTGGAGAAACCTGCTTTGACTGGAaggatttcctgctggcagatgTTATTATCAGAGTACGACATCATATATCGTGCTCAAAAAGCTATCAAAGGAAGCGTTCTAGCTGATAATTTAGCTTATCAACCCATTAATGATGATCAATCGTTACAagatgacttcccagatgaagagatCATGCATTTGAAATCAAAAGATTATGAAGAGCCTTTACtagaagaagggccagatcctgaatctCTATGGGGTTTGATATTTGATGGAGCTGTTAATGCTTATGGTCGTGGAATTGGGGAAATCATTGTCATGCCTCTAGGTTCTCACATACCATTTACTGCAAGACTAATGTTCGGCTGCACTAGTAATATTGCAGagtacgaagcttgtatcatgggactaGAGGAAGCCATTGATCTTAGAATCAAAATtctggatgtatatggagattctgctctaGTCGTTAAtcaaattaaaggagaatgggagacTCATCATCCTAGTctaattccttacagagattatgcctGA